The sequence below is a genomic window from Clostridium putrefaciens.
AGCTTAACATATACATTTAAAAGGTTGTTATGAAAAAAATTCATTACTATGAAACGCATCTCAAAAGATGTTTCAATAATACAATTAAATTATAGCTAAAATTTAGGAATTAATCAAATAAGATTCACAAAATACAGTTTATTTGAAGGTTCTGTTTATTTGCTAACAAGTAATGGAGTTAAATAAAAAGGGTTTTTAAAGATATTTTAAATTGATTTTCAATTATTGCTATAGACTTTATACTATATATGAGAAAAAATATTTATGGTATAATGTTAAAATAGCAATTTATGAAGATTGTATTTAATAAAAATAGAAGAATATAAAAGGGAGAAAAGTTTTGGATAAAGAATTAGAATCACAATTAGATAAGGACCTTATAGAAATAAAGTATTTACAAGATAAACTGACTAAGCTTAAAAAGATGGAAAATAAAAAGTGGCAGTCAACGGAGAAAGACTTAACGTTAGATTATAATTTAAGCAAAATAACTAAAGAAGAGCTTTTATATATAGCTAAAAATCTTTATATAAATAAAATAAGTAAATTAAATAAAGAAGAATTGAAAAATAATATAATTGAGCTATATGAAGATAGAGTAATTATGCTCATTGAAAATATGGATAACCTTAGGTTTGAATATCTTTTACAGTTAGCAAAACTAGATGGATACAAAGAATATGATAATATCACAGATGTGGATATAGATACTGCATATTATCTATCAGATAGAGCACTTATATTTACAGGGATTATAAAAGATAAACATGTAGTTATAATGCCAAAAGAGCTACAACGTATAATATTAAGTTATGATAATAAAGAATTTAGAGCTGAGATGAAAAAAAATGAAGAAATAATAAAACTTTTTTGGGGAATGTGTTATCATTATGGTGTTTTACTAATAGATGACTTTAAAGAAATTGTAAAAAAATATATAAACTATGATATATCAGAGATGCCCCTTGAAATTATATTAATTGATGCTGCTATTTATTATGGGGAATTTGATTGTAATGGATATATAGGTGCGGATATAACTGTAGAAAACCCAAGTTATATTTTAGAGGAGCAAAGCTCTAGGGAAGATTTGAAGTTTTATAATTTTACAAAAAAAGAAATACTAGATGTTGCAACCTTAGGTAACATAAGTGAAACAAGGGCAAGAAAGAATCTAAAAAGGTTTTTAATAGAAGGCTTTGACATAGATGAAGATGATGTAGAAGATTTAATATTTGATTTATTAGTGGATGTGCAAAATGGTAAATCACCTTCGAAATATATGTTAGAATTCTTAAAAAACTTTGATACAGAAGATAATGAACTTATTAATATTATTACTAGCGAGGTAACTAAATTCGCAAATGGCACAAAGCAATGGTTAATCAAAGGATATAGTCCAAATGAACTTAGAATGTCTATGGAAGATACTCAAAAGGTAGAAAAGATAGGAAGAAACGATCCTTGTCCTTGTGGTAGTGGAAAAAAGTATAAGAAGTGTTGCGCTTCAAATGTAATAGAGATTGCAACTAGATAGTCTCTAAAATATAGTTGTAAGGATGTGGAATTATGAATGATAAGATAAAAGAAACAGAAGATAATATATTGAGATACCTTTATGAAAATAGGGTGAAATCACCACAAAGTTTAGCTAAGATAAGATATGCAGCTAATTTAGAAGAGGACAGAGTGGATAAAAAGATACTAAAGGCTTCTCTTGAATCTTTAATATCGAAAAGCTTTATAAAAAAACAAGAAAATAGAGGAAATTATAAAATTGAGGATAAAGCTATAGAATATGTAGAAGAAATATTATAGACCATAGGATATAGGTAAAATCTAATTGATGATAGTAGATAAAACGAAATATGATTTAAATAGAGGGGTAATTAAGGTAATGAAAAATTTTAACAGTTTAGGTATTAGTGAAGGTCTTATAAATAATTTAAAGCTTCAAGGAATAACAGAGCCCACACCAATTCAAGAAAATAGTATAAAGATTATAAAAGATAGTAAGGATGTTATAGCAGAGGCTCAAACAGGAACAGGGAAAACATTAGCATTTTTATTACCTATGTTTGAAAATATGTCTTCTGACATAAATAGCATTCAAGGATTAATAGTTACCCCTACAAGAGAGCTAGCTATCCAAATAACAGAGGAAGCGATGAAGCTTAAACAAGCTAAAGATTTAAATATTTTGGCTATTTATGGTGGTAAGGATACTGGTGCACAATTAAAAAGATTACAAGGCAATGTTCACCTCATAATTGCAACTCCAGGTAGGCTTATAGATCATCTTTCAAGGGGAACTGTAAAGCTTGATCAGTTAAAAACATTAGTATTAGATGAGGCAGATCAAATGCTTCTTATGGGATTTAAAGGTGATGTTGAAGATATAATAAAGGAAACACCAAAAAATAGGCAGACACTTTGTTTTTCAGCAACTATGAATTCCGATGTTAAAAAGCTAGCTTATAGATATATGATTGATCCTAAGGTAGTAGTAATTGAGAAAGAAGAAGTAACCCTTAAAAATATAAAGCAATTTTTAGTAGAAACTACAGATAGAAAGAAGCAAGATGCTTTATGTAAAGTTTTAGATGAAAACAATCCATTTATGGCAATTATCTTTTGTAGGACTAAAAGAAGAGCAGATGACCTTGAAATAGCACTTTTTAAAAGAGGATATAACTGTAAGAAGTTACATTCTGATATAACACAATCGAAAAGAGAAAAGATAATGAAGTCTTTTAAAAATTGTGAAATTCAATATTTAATAGCTACAGATGTAGCATCAAGGGGGCTTGATATAACTGGTGTTACTCATATATACAATTATGATATACCAGAAACTGCTGAAGGATATATACATCGTATAGGAAGAACAGGGAGAGCTGGTGAACTTGGATGCTCATACCTATTTGTAGATCCAAAAGATAAAGGACTGTTAAATATGATAGAAAAGCAAATAAAGTTAAAGATTCCTGTTGTTAATGACTTATAAAAGGTATTAAGATACAGATAATCAAATATTTATATTTAGATATGTAGTATAGATAAATCCTTAGTACAGTATGTAGGTGTTCCTCTTTACATAATTACAATAATTATTAAATTATTTGTAATTATGTACGATATATTTAATATGGCAATTATGTACGTTGTTATTAATTTAAAAGTAAGGTGTCAAATTTCCATGGAATTAACATATGTTAAAGGCACCTTAAAAATAACTATGCCATATTAAAATAAATATATATAATTCACATGAAGTATATATATGACACAAAATAAGATCAGGAGGATATAGGATGATAAGAAACAAAAAGACCTACAAACAAATTATTTTATCATTAGTCATTACAACTACGCTAGTAACATTTAACATTACTTCGGCTTTAGCAAAGACTTTAGGCGGAACTTATAAAAGTGCCGTAGTAGTAACAAACTTTAATGAGCTAGAAGATGAAATAGCAGAAGCACTTAAAATAGGAGCTGTAACTGCAGAAATCAATTTAGATGATAAGTTCTTAGCAGAATTTAACAAGGGTGGTGGAAATCTTAAGGATTTAATCACAGCTAGTGGATTTAAAGCAGATGATTATCATAGTAATGTAATTAAACAATATGGCATTAGTTATGGTGGTAAATTAGTAAGTTATAAATTTGAGTACCTAGAAACAACAGAAGAGACAAAAGCTGTTGAAGCAGAGGTGCAAAAAATACTAGGGAAGATAATCACCCCAAATATGAAAGAAGAAGAAAAACTTAAGGTCATACATGATTATATAGTTACTAATGTTGAGTATGACTCAAATGGATTAAGATCTGGAAATTCGTCTCATAGTGCTTATGCAGCTTTGTTTAAGGACAAAGGTGGGGACCCTAAAGAGACAGTATGTCAGGGATATGCATTATTATTTTATAGAATGGCAATTGATGCTGGACTTGAAGCTAGAATAATGACTGGAAATGCTGGAGAAGCACATGCATGGAATCTCGTGAAAGTAAATGGTAATTGGTATCAGATAGATCTTACTTGGAATGACCCAGTGGGTATACCTGATAAAAACTATAAAAGATATGATTATTATAATCTTACAGATGATCAAATAAAGAAAGATCATAAAGTGTTTAATAACCCAGAGAAATATCCAAAATGTACTACAAACTATGAAGATGTTGAAACCAATGAAGTTATATTAGAAGAGATAGGAAGACTTAAAACTAATGATTTAAAAGTTACTACGGAAGCAGAATTTAAAGCCAGGATATTAGAAGAAATTGCAAAAGGAAAAACTAAAACTACTATCAAATACGAAGGGTTGAAAAGTCCAGAACTTGCAACTAATGTAATATGGAAGGTTAAAAATGAACAGCGCAATGTACTTAATGACTTACAAGCTCAATATTTGGCAAAGGATAATGGAATTGAATTTTATCTAGATATTAACTATAAAGATTCAATATCTAGTATAAAAGCTGAAAATAATTCTTATAATATGACTTTAGCAAAGCCAGAAAAAGTTAAGATAATAGCTAAAACTAAACTTGCTGAGTCTAAAGATATAACTAATAACAGCGTATACGTAAGTAGTAATACAAAGGTTGTTACTGTTGATAGAAGTACAGGTGAATTAATTCCACATTCAGTTGGAGATGCTAAAATTATAGTTAAATATGGTGGTGTACAAGATGAGATATTAGTTAAGGTAAACGACGTTGCAGCGAAGTCAACTAATTCTAACTTGTCTAAACTTAATGAAGACAATAATTTGATTGCTGGATTTAGTAAAGATGTTTTAAGTTATACTAAACAACTTCCAGCTGGAACTACTAATATCCCTGTAATTAAAGCTGATAAAGAAGATCCTAAAGCTAGTATTGATATTGTACAAGCTAAGAATTTAACAGGAAGCGAAGAAGAAAGAACAGCTAAAATTAATGTTAAAGCTGAAGATGGTTCTATAAAGACATATAAAGTTGTTTTTTCCCTTGAAGCAGAAGTTAAGCCAGTGGCTGACCCAGTAGTTAAACCAGTGGCTGATCCAGTAGTTAAGCCAGTAGTTAAACCAGTGGCTGATCCAGTAGTTAAGCCAGTGGCTGATCCAGTAGTTAAACCAGTGGCTGATCCAGTAGTTAAGCCAGTGGCTGACCCAGTAGTTAAACCAGTGGCTGATCCAGTAGTTAAGCCAGTGGCTGATCCAGTAGTTAAACCAGTGGCTGATCCAGTAGTTAAGCCAGTGGCTGACCCAGTAGTTAAACCAGTGGCTGATCCAGTAGTTAAGCCAGTAGTTAAACCAGTGGCTGATCCAGTAGTTAAGCCAGTGGCTGATCCAGTAGTTAAGCCAGTGGCTGATCCAGTAGTTAAACCAGTGGCTGATCCAGTAGTTAAGCCAGTGGCTGATCCAGTAGTTAAACCAGTGGCTGACCCAGTAGTTAAACCAGTAGTTAAACCAGTGGCTGATCCAGTAGTTAAGCCAGTGGCTGACCCAGTAGTTAAACCAGTAGTTAAACCAGTGGCTGATCCAGTAGTTAAGCCAGTGGCTGATCCAGTAGTTAAACCAGTGGCTGACCCAGTAGTTAAACCAGTGGCTGATCCAGTAGTTAAGCCAGTGGCTGACCCAGTAGTTAAACCAGTGGCTGATCCAGTAGTTAAGCCAGTGGCTGATCCAGTAGTTAAACCAGTAGTTAAACCAGTGGCTGATCCAGTGGTTAAACCAGTGGCTGACCCAGTAGTTAAACCAAAAATCAAACTACAAATTAAACCAGTACTTAATCCAGAATTTCAAGCAAATGCTAATTTAAAGAGTCAAAATAAAATGCAACTTGAAGCATATGCTGATTTAAAAGACGAAAATAAAATGCAACTTCAAGCAGAGGCTGATTTAAAAGACGAAGATGCACTAAAACTTATAGCGGATTCCGATTTGAAGAGTTCAGATGGTTCAGAATATAAAGCAATTATAAATGCCACATCAAAAGAAGGTATGGCACCAGAACTTCCATCTATGGTAACAGTATTAAATAGTGATGGAACATATAAGAAGTTAGAGGTTGAATGGAATGATGTTGATTCTATAAACTATGAAAAAAGTGGAGAGTTTGAAATTGAAGGAAGTATAAAAGATACTGGGGAAAAGGTAAAGGCAGTGGTAGTAGTAATATCTAATGAAGAAGATTTACCAAAGACAGGATCTTTAGTTAATTTTAATATTATTAATTCATTAGGATTAATTCTTATGTCACTAGGAGCGGTAATGGTTAAAAAATCAAAGAAGAGATTGGATTAACTAAATTACTAAAAAGATATATATTAAGTAAATTAAATATTTAAACAGAATAAACTTATAATAAAAGGTTTTGTGGGGTTAAACATATATTTTATATATGTTTAACCCCACTTATATTTTAGATATATAAAAATAAGATAAATGATTAAGTTTTTTTGATTAATTAAGTGTTCTTAGATTATATTTTACAAAAGTTAAAATAAGAATAAGAAGTTAAAATAAAAATGTGGCAACTACTTAAGATGATTGGTTTAAGAAGTTGCCATCTTTTTGGGTATATAGTGGTTAGGATTAAAGCTAAAAACTAAGCGGTAAAGCTGTCATAATAACAATTACAATCAATAGAGTCATTTACATCATAAAACTTAGCGAGGCAATGTACAAAATCTTCTTTTGACATGCCAGATTCTTCTGCTAAA
It includes:
- a CDS encoding SEC-C metal-binding domain-containing protein, which translates into the protein MDKELESQLDKDLIEIKYLQDKLTKLKKMENKKWQSTEKDLTLDYNLSKITKEELLYIAKNLYINKISKLNKEELKNNIIELYEDRVIMLIENMDNLRFEYLLQLAKLDGYKEYDNITDVDIDTAYYLSDRALIFTGIIKDKHVVIMPKELQRIILSYDNKEFRAEMKKNEEIIKLFWGMCYHYGVLLIDDFKEIVKKYINYDISEMPLEIILIDAAIYYGEFDCNGYIGADITVENPSYILEEQSSREDLKFYNFTKKEILDVATLGNISETRARKNLKRFLIEGFDIDEDDVEDLIFDLLVDVQNGKSPSKYMLEFLKNFDTEDNELINIITSEVTKFANGTKQWLIKGYSPNELRMSMEDTQKVEKIGRNDPCPCGSGKKYKKCCASNVIEIATR
- a CDS encoding DEAD/DEAH box helicase — its product is MKNFNSLGISEGLINNLKLQGITEPTPIQENSIKIIKDSKDVIAEAQTGTGKTLAFLLPMFENMSSDINSIQGLIVTPTRELAIQITEEAMKLKQAKDLNILAIYGGKDTGAQLKRLQGNVHLIIATPGRLIDHLSRGTVKLDQLKTLVLDEADQMLLMGFKGDVEDIIKETPKNRQTLCFSATMNSDVKKLAYRYMIDPKVVVIEKEEVTLKNIKQFLVETTDRKKQDALCKVLDENNPFMAIIFCRTKRRADDLEIALFKRGYNCKKLHSDITQSKREKIMKSFKNCEIQYLIATDVASRGLDITGVTHIYNYDIPETAEGYIHRIGRTGRAGELGCSYLFVDPKDKGLLNMIEKQIKLKIPVVNDL
- a CDS encoding Ig-like domain-containing protein; translation: MIRNKKTYKQIILSLVITTTLVTFNITSALAKTLGGTYKSAVVVTNFNELEDEIAEALKIGAVTAEINLDDKFLAEFNKGGGNLKDLITASGFKADDYHSNVIKQYGISYGGKLVSYKFEYLETTEETKAVEAEVQKILGKIITPNMKEEEKLKVIHDYIVTNVEYDSNGLRSGNSSHSAYAALFKDKGGDPKETVCQGYALLFYRMAIDAGLEARIMTGNAGEAHAWNLVKVNGNWYQIDLTWNDPVGIPDKNYKRYDYYNLTDDQIKKDHKVFNNPEKYPKCTTNYEDVETNEVILEEIGRLKTNDLKVTTEAEFKARILEEIAKGKTKTTIKYEGLKSPELATNVIWKVKNEQRNVLNDLQAQYLAKDNGIEFYLDINYKDSISSIKAENNSYNMTLAKPEKVKIIAKTKLAESKDITNNSVYVSSNTKVVTVDRSTGELIPHSVGDAKIIVKYGGVQDEILVKVNDVAAKSTNSNLSKLNEDNNLIAGFSKDVLSYTKQLPAGTTNIPVIKADKEDPKASIDIVQAKNLTGSEEERTAKINVKAEDGSIKTYKVVFSLEAEVKPVADPVVKPVADPVVKPVVKPVADPVVKPVADPVVKPVADPVVKPVADPVVKPVADPVVKPVADPVVKPVADPVVKPVADPVVKPVADPVVKPVVKPVADPVVKPVADPVVKPVADPVVKPVADPVVKPVADPVVKPVADPVVKPVVKPVADPVVKPVADPVVKPVVKPVADPVVKPVADPVVKPVADPVVKPVADPVVKPVADPVVKPVADPVVKPVADPVVKPVVKPVADPVVKPVADPVVKPKIKLQIKPVLNPEFQANANLKSQNKMQLEAYADLKDENKMQLQAEADLKDEDALKLIADSDLKSSDGSEYKAIINATSKEGMAPELPSMVTVLNSDGTYKKLEVEWNDVDSINYEKSGEFEIEGSIKDTGEKVKAVVVVISNEEDLPKTGSLVNFNIINSLGLILMSLGAVMVKKSKKRLD